The genome window TCGTCGCGGAACCGTGGGACACTGCGGATGTCCCCTTTGTGGTCCCAGCGTTGAGGACTCCTCCACGCTAAACCGCTCGCTTTGCAATCCCCGCGGGTTGGTGAGAGGGCATACGACACGTCATCCGCGTTTGGACACGCGTTCCTTCAGATATCTCTCGACGGCCAGGCCTCCGGCGGGCAAAGGGCCAATAGAACAACACAGGCCCCTCTGCACTCCCCACCAGGGTGACCCTGGCCCCGGTTCAGGGGCGCGCGATGTGTTTCCGTGACCTCGGCACTGAGCTACCTTTGTGACCGCCTGCCTCCCCACCACCCCGCTGACCAACCTCGCATGGCACAGCCCCCCTCACCCCCTCGCCCCTTCGCCGACCTGACCGGCCGCACCGCCGTCATCACCGGCTCCTCCTCCGGCATCGGCCGCGCCATCGCACTCGAACTCGCCGCCGCGGGAGCCGACGTCGTCATCCACTGCCGCCGCTCCCGCGATCGAGCCGAAGCCGTCGCCGGCGAAGTGCGGGCTCTCGGCCGCACCGCCCACATCCTGACCGCCGACGTCGGCCAGGAATCGGAACTCACTCCCTTCGTCGAAGCCTGCCTCAACGCCCTCGGCAAACTCGACATCTGGGTCAACAACGCCGGAGCCGACCTCCTGACCGGCGACGCCCCCAAGTGGACCTTCGAAGAGAAGCTCGAGATCCTCCTCGATGTCGACGTCCGCAGCGCCGTCCTGCTCAGCCGGGACGTCGGCCGCCGCATGCAGGAGGCGGGACAAGGCGTCATCCTCAACATCGGCTGGGACCAGGCCGACCGCGGTATGGACGGAGGAGGAGACAGCGCCGAACTCTTCTCGGCCGCCAAGAACGCCATCATGGGGTTCACCCGCTCACTCGCCATGACGCTCGCCCCCGCCGTGCGTGTCAATTGCATCGCCCCCGGCTGGATCCGCACCGCCTGGGGAGACGGCGCCAGCAACGCCTGGCAGGAACGCGTCCTCCGCGAAACACCGCTCCGACGGTGGGGCCTTCCCGAAGACATCGCCCGCCTGGCCCGATTCCTCGTCAGCGACGAAGCCAGCTTCATCACCGGCCAGGTCATCAACTCGAACGGCGGAGCGGTGCGATAGCGGCCGATCGCGCCGCAAGACCGCGTACGGCGTGGCGTTGCTACTGCAACCGAATCGCGCGCTGATCGATGTTCAAGAGCTTCCCGACAACAATCGCCCGACCGTCCCACTCGAAGCGTTTGTCGACTCGCCCCTCCACGTTCACCGGCGTTCCGACCGAAATCCGCCCGCCCGTCTTCAGCGTCGGCGGTGTATCACCAGTCGGCAGCCCCCACTCCGATACCCGAACCTCGCCTTCAAACTCCCGAGTTTCCGAGCCGCCCGCCAGCGGCATCAGATACCAGACGTGGAACCCGACGATTCGCGGCCGCCCCTCGACCACCCGAAAACGGAAGTCGTCAAGCACCAGGTTCGTGGCCGTGTGGATATCCGTGGAATGCAGGCCGGACTTCTCCCGGCTCAACTGATCGATCGTCTTCAGGCCCCATTGATGGTGCCCCTCCCGGGCGCACTCGATTCGGCGGGGGAGATAGCCGAGCCGCGGATCCAGCCACATCGTCCGCTCACCGAAACGCGTCCACGAAACGATCCGAACGGTCTTGTGCCCATCCACGAGAGGTGAGCCGAGGACACTCTGCCGGTTCCCCTCCCGCGCCACGTCCCACAACGACAGCCCATCGTCGCCAGGCAACGTCCCGAACAGAACAGCCACGAGATCCAGGTGGCGAAAAGCTTGCCATTCAGCCGCCATGGCGGACGGCGTCGCCCGCATCGATGTCGACTGGTCCTTCGCGCCGTTCTCCATCGCAAAGGTCATGCGGATGACCCGGAGCGCCGGAGGTGCCGCTCCGGACATCGGATCCGGAACGCCAGCCCGCTTCATCGCGGCTTCGTCGAACGGATTGCTCCCCAGGATCAGTTCGCTGGTTTCATGGATCGTGATTCGCCGTTCCTGATAGGCCGACAGACCAAACGTGCGTCGCACGATCTGCCACCGCTCCCCATCGCGAGAGACCTCCAGGTCACTCGTCCGGACGTAGCTCTCCGACGTCAACTTCGTCGTCGCGTGAAAGTGAACGCGTGGAGGAATCGCACACGAGGCCTCCAGACGGTCCAGACAGTCGTCGACCTTCGGGACGTCCTCGGCCGCTGCCGTCGTGGCCGCAAAGATCAGCAGACTCCCGATCATTCGCCCGCCAAGTCGTCGCATCATCCGCCTCCAGCCACAGCAAGGCGAAATTGTTGTCGCCGCCCCGCTCCTCCGCCACCTCGAAGCGGGCTGCGCAGAACGATCGACCACGGACGCCTCGGGCGAGGGGCGGGTCGCGCGGAGGACATCGGACTGCGGCCCGTCAGAACAGCTCCGAGATCGCGGCGGCGTCATCCACCAGCGGGATCGGGCGGCCGGCGAAGTCCGGGAACGACTGGCTGCCGTCGATGTCGAGGACGCGGTAGACCGTCGCCAGGAGGTCGTGGGGCTTGAGGGCCCGCTCGACCGGGAACTCCGCCTTGGGGTTCGTCGCTCCCACGACCGTCCCCTGCTTGAGTCCGCCTCCGGCAACCATGACCGAGACGGCGTCCCCCCAGTGGTCGCGACCGGGGATCGGATCGTTCGGGAGGCCGGTGTTGACCTTCGGCGTGCGGCCGAACTCGCCCATCACGATCACCATGACCTTGTCGAGCATGTCCCGCTCGACGAGGTCGGTCATCAGGGCTCCGACGCATTCGTCCATCGCCCGCATGTTCGGGGCATGCCCCTCGACGAGCCGCGAGTGATGGTCCCAGTGCGGCATGTCGACGGTGACGAACGTCACCCCCGCCTCGACCAGCCGGCGGGCCATCAGCGTGTATCGCCCCCACGGGTGCTTCGGATAGCGGGCGGCGACCTTCGGATCTTCCTGGGAGATGTCGAACGCCTTGATCGCCGCCTGGCCGAAGACGAGCGACATCGCCTCCTGGTTGCAGGCGTCCATCGTGTCCATGATCCCCGACCGGTCGACCTCGCGGCGGATCCGGTCGAGCGAGCCCATCAGCTCACTCCGGCTGCGTCCTCGCCCTTCGTCGATCCCGGCGGTCGCCTGAAAGCACTTCGGACGGTTGATCTCGATCACGTTCCCGTGATGCAGATACTTGCGCTCGGTGTCGACGTCGAACGGGTTGTAGGCCCCGCCGAGGTACGCCGCGCCGTGGTAGCCGGGGAAGAGGTAAATGCTCTCGGCCGAGGGAAGGCCTACGTACGCCGGCAGCCCTGGACGCCGCGGCCCCCGGACTTTCGAGATGGCGGCGCCAAAGGACGGAAACTTGATCCCCTGGTTGACTGACGTTGCCCCGAAGCGGCCCGTCAGCATCCAGTGCCCGGCGGCAAAATGGTCCCCCGTGCCGTGGTGGATCGACCGGATAAAGTTCATCCGGTCCGCGAACTTCGCGTGGTTCGGCAGGAGTTCCGAGAGGTGGATCCCCGGAACCTTCGTGTCGATCGCCGTGAACGGCCCGCGGCACTCCTCGGGGGCCTCCGGCTTGGGGTCATACGATTCGAGTTGGCTGGGACCGCCGTCGAGCCAGATGAGAATGACGCTCTTGTCGTTTTTCGGGGTCGCACCGTTCGCCAGCAGCCGGTTCTGTCCGGCGAGGGTCATCCCCGCCATCCCGAGGAAGCCCGCCTTCAGCGCCGCGCGGCGGGTGACTCCCGCGCAATTCGTTCCCCGGCTCGATCCGCGAATCTCCAGCATCGTCCACCCCTAGTCGAATCAACGGGCGCTGATCGATACAGTATGCAGATTGTCAACAATCGGCCAGTCCGGACGCAGGAAACAGGCGACCTGTGCGGGGAG of Planctomyces sp. SH-PL14 contains these proteins:
- a CDS encoding DUF1501 domain-containing protein, with product MLEIRGSSRGTNCAGVTRRAALKAGFLGMAGMTLAGQNRLLANGATPKNDKSVILIWLDGGPSQLESYDPKPEAPEECRGPFTAIDTKVPGIHLSELLPNHAKFADRMNFIRSIHHGTGDHFAAGHWMLTGRFGATSVNQGIKFPSFGAAISKVRGPRRPGLPAYVGLPSAESIYLFPGYHGAAYLGGAYNPFDVDTERKYLHHGNVIEINRPKCFQATAGIDEGRGRSRSELMGSLDRIRREVDRSGIMDTMDACNQEAMSLVFGQAAIKAFDISQEDPKVAARYPKHPWGRYTLMARRLVEAGVTFVTVDMPHWDHHSRLVEGHAPNMRAMDECVGALMTDLVERDMLDKVMVIVMGEFGRTPKVNTGLPNDPIPGRDHWGDAVSVMVAGGGLKQGTVVGATNPKAEFPVERALKPHDLLATVYRVLDIDGSQSFPDFAGRPIPLVDDAAAISELF
- a CDS encoding SDR family NAD(P)-dependent oxidoreductase — its product is MAQPPSPPRPFADLTGRTAVITGSSSGIGRAIALELAAAGADVVIHCRRSRDRAEAVAGEVRALGRTAHILTADVGQESELTPFVEACLNALGKLDIWVNNAGADLLTGDAPKWTFEEKLEILLDVDVRSAVLLSRDVGRRMQEAGQGVILNIGWDQADRGMDGGGDSAELFSAAKNAIMGFTRSLAMTLAPAVRVNCIAPGWIRTAWGDGASNAWQERVLRETPLRRWGLPEDIARLARFLVSDEASFITGQVINSNGGAVR